One window of Dysidea avara chromosome 11, odDysAvar1.4, whole genome shotgun sequence genomic DNA carries:
- the LOC136239237 gene encoding uncharacterized protein — protein sequence MDSCESGRSSAYSEDLRWRMVWQKHALGLNSLDIAKNLNVHRSTVDRVLQIFLSTGCVSKKSYPKEAAFRKITPVCAMFILNLVISNPAIYLHEVQASVEEFLLIDIHISTIATFLSSSGFSRQKLRQIALQRDEFERAQYVSDVSVYSMEMFVFIDETGADRRNMLRKQARV from the coding sequence ATGGATTCGTGTGAATCTGGCCGTAGTAGCGCCTACAGTGAAGATCTCAGATGGAGAATGGTTTGGCAAAAGCATGCCTTGGGATTGAATTCGCTGGACATAGCAAAGAATTTGAATGTACACAGATCAACTGTAGACAGAGTTTTGCAAATATTTTTGAGTACTGGCTGTGTATCAAAGAAGAGCTACCCTAAGGAGGCTGCTTTTCGAAAGATAACTCCTGTCTGTGCAATGTTTATCTTAAACTTGGTTATCAGCAACCCAGCAATCTATCTACATGAAGTTCAAGCATCTGTAGAAGAGTTCCTTTTAATTGATATTCATATATCAACCATTGCCACCTTTCTGTCATCAAGTGGATTCTCCAGACAGAAGCTACGTCAGATTGCATTACAAAGGGATGAGTTTGAGAGGGCACAGTATGTATCAGATGTATCAGTATATTCAATGGAAATGTTTGTTTTTATTGATGAAACTGGTGCTGATCGTAGAAACATGTTGCGTAAGCAAGCTAGGGTATAG
- the LOC136239238 gene encoding uncharacterized protein: MGILDVKVVKGTSNGDTFYDFLHSHLLPHLLPFDGRNPNSVVVLDNCSIHRISEVQQVLEEVGVLVHYLPPYSPDYNPIEEAFSKVKQTLRSESDEALDVETQLYSSFTSISSKDCTQWIKHCTIYD; encoded by the coding sequence ATGGGTATCCTAGATGTAAAAGTTGTAAAGGGAACCAGTAATGGTGACACATTTTACGACTTCTTACATAGCCATTTGTTGCCTCATCTTTTACCATTTGATGGTAGGAACCCTAACTCAGTGGTAGTTCTGGACAATTGTTCAATTCACCGCATCAGTGAGGTGCAGCAAGTGCTAGAGGAGGTTGGTGTGCTGGTACACTACCTCCCACCATACTCACCAGACTATAATCCAATAGAAGAAGCTTTTTCAAAAGTAAAGCAAACTTTAAGGAGTGAAAGTGATGAAGCCCTTGATGTAGAGACACAACTATATTCAAGTTTTACATCTATATCTTCAAAGGACTGCACACAGTGGATTAAGCATTGCACTATTTATGACTGA